Proteins encoded by one window of Candidatus Hydrogenedentota bacterium:
- a CDS encoding (2Fe-2S)-binding protein produces MATVVFTLNGETKSVTTDAARTVLEVLREDLDTTGAKYGCGEGSCRACVVLVDGRPVTSCQTPLSKIEGKSVVTIEGLAQGDALHPVQEAFVAEGAMQCGYCVPGMILTAVALLKANPQPTRAQIVEFMDGNLCRCCNYPNIVRAIERAALQMQGAAK; encoded by the coding sequence ATGGCCACCGTGGTATTCACGCTGAACGGCGAGACAAAGTCGGTCACGACGGACGCCGCGCGCACCGTGCTCGAGGTGTTGCGCGAAGACCTCGACACCACCGGCGCGAAGTACGGCTGCGGCGAAGGCTCCTGCCGCGCGTGCGTCGTGCTCGTCGACGGCAGACCCGTAACGTCGTGCCAGACGCCGCTGTCGAAAATCGAGGGCAAGAGTGTTGTGACCATCGAAGGACTCGCGCAGGGCGACGCGCTGCATCCCGTCCAGGAAGCGTTCGTCGCCGAGGGCGCGATGCAATGCGGCTACTGCGTGCCCGGCATGATCCTCACCGCCGTCGCGCTGTTGAAAGCCAACCCGCAACCCACGCGCGCGCAAATCGTCGAGTTCATGGACGGCAACCTCTGTCGCTGCTGTAACTATCCGAACATCGTCCGCGCCATCGAGCGCGCCGCACTCCAGATGCAAGGAGCGGCGAAATGA